Genomic window (Leptolyngbya sp. 'hensonii'):
TCGGCAGAATTGAAATTGCAGGACTGTGGCAATGGCACCCTGCTGATGTACACAGTTCGGGCAACGCCATTGATCCCAGTTCCATCTGTGTTTATCCAGCAGGCCATTCAACTGGATTTACCGGCTAACCTGCGGCGAATGCGCCAGGTGCTGTGTAGTATTTAGAGGAATTGGTGCAGTTCATTCACCCGATGCACTTGACCTATGCGCTTATTTCCATCTTCCGCTCGACAACGGGGCAGATTTGTCTATTTGGGCCTGATCCTGGGTCTTGCCTGTAGTCTCAATCCGCCAATTGAGGTGGCCAGGGCGATCGAGCCCCCTGATGCAGCGTCCCTCGCCATCCAGCGGCTGCAAAAGATGTTCTCTCCAGCTATCCAGAGCGTCTTGAAAGCCTGTCAGGAGGAGGGCAAGGTGGATCTGGCTGCAGGAGCTGATCAGGATGGTTCTGTAATTTGTGGTAATGGGTCTCGAAATTCGACCGTTCTCTTCAGCGAATTTGTCACGACCTACTCCGATATTGTGGCTGCCAGCGGTTTGATTGGCTTACAAACGCTGCTGAAAGATAATCCCCGTCTCAAGCCAGAGACCATCATCACCCTTTTGAATACCCCCAATGGGAAAACGGCACTGCGGAGCCAGCTCCGTAAGGTCATCACCCAGTCAGAATTGGTGGCAAAAAGCTCGCCTCAATCCGTTAACCTGCTCACAGACAAGGTGATTCAACGGGTTGAACCGAGTCTGAAGAGCCCCAGTACGTTTAAGCAGGTGCTGGGGACGAGTGATCAGTATCGCCGGGTGGTCGAGAATTTCTGTACGCCACCGGGAATGCCTGTGAAGCAGGCTCAGACAATGGTTCCAGGGCTCAGTTCCGTCCAACTGTACGCGATTTGCGTTCAGGAATCAGGCTTGGCCGAAGAAATTCGCAGAAGGTCCAAGACCTGAGCCGGATAGAGGGTTTCCCTCTGATTCAGGAAACCAGACCAGCCCGGAGTGCCCGGACCGCCGCCTGGGTGCGATCGTCCGCACAGAGTTTACTCAGAATATTCCGCACATGGGTCTTCACTGTTCCCAGGGTGATATAAAGTTTTTCGGCGATCGCAGCATTACTGTGACCGGCCACAATCAATTCCAGGATCTCCAATTCTCGCTCTGTCAGGGGATAAGCTTCCAGGGTTTGTTCATATTCCGGGTCAATGGCTGCGATCGCCACTGTTTTGGCAGTCCCTGCCAGATCAGAACTATGTTGCCGTACCTGATACAGCACGACACTGGCGATCGCAGGATCGACCCAGGAGTTACCCTCGTGGGTCGATTGGATCGCGTCTGATAGGCGATCAATGCTGATATCTTTCATGCAGTAGGAATCTGCGCCTGCTGCAAAAGCTGCCAGGACAGCATCCTCTGAATCATGCATGGTCAGCACTAGAATCTTCGTTGCTGGGGGTTCACCAGAGCTGCCAATATCAGCCTCTGACTGATATTGTCTGAACTTTCGGGTCAGTTCAATGCCATCCATGTCAGGCAGGCCGATATCCACGATCGCAACATCAGGTTGGGCTGTTTGTAAGAGCTTCAGTCCCTGAAATCCATTTGCGGCTTCACCAATGACCTTAATCCCTTCTCGCTGTTGCAACGCTGTTCGTAAACCAATCCGAGCCAGGTCGTGATCTTCAATCAAAACGATGCGAATATCGCTCATAGCGTTTTTA
Coding sequences:
- a CDS encoding response regulator transcription factor — encoded protein: MSDIRIVLIEDHDLARIGLRTALQQREGIKVIGEAANGFQGLKLLQTAQPDVAIVDIGLPDMDGIELTRKFRQYQSEADIGSSGEPPATKILVLTMHDSEDAVLAAFAAGADSYCMKDISIDRLSDAIQSTHEGNSWVDPAIASVVLYQVRQHSSDLAGTAKTVAIAAIDPEYEQTLEAYPLTERELEILELIVAGHSNAAIAEKLYITLGTVKTHVRNILSKLCADDRTQAAVRALRAGLVS